TGACGCTGACAACCTCTGGCCCGCCGGCAAACGCTGCGCGGTGGTGCTGACCGTCGACTACAACGATATCCACGGCATTCTCACCCAGGCCCCGGAAGTCGCCGGGCGCGACAAGACGCTCTCGGTGTGGCGCTACGGCACCCAACGGGGCGTCGAGCGTTTGCTCAGTCTGTTCAGGGAATTCGGGGTGCGCAGCAGCTGGTTTGTGCCCGGTATCGTTGCCGAGGAAAACCCGCAGCACATCGCGGCCATTCAGGCTGACGGCCATGAAGTTGCCTGCGCCGGCTACCGTCATCAGGATTACGACACGCTGGATCTGGCAGCGCAAAGCGCGGAAGTTGCCAAGGGTTGTGCAGCCCTGGAAGCATTGACCGGCGTGCGTCCAAACGGTTTCCGGATTCCCGCAGGCAACGGCGCGCCAGGCTTCATCGAGGCCTTGAAAGATCATGGCATTCATTGGTCTTCATCATGGCGCGGCGATGACCTGCCGTTCTTGCACCCGACCGCCCCTGAAGTGGTCGAGTTGCCGCTGCATTACGAACTGGAAGACGAACCCTACTTCGCCTTCAACCTGAGCCCGGCCGTGCCACCGGCGCAATCGCGGATCGCCTCTTACAGCCACACCCTGGGCAACCTGCAAATGGACTTCGCCGGGTTCCACCGCTTCGGCCTGTGCTACGTGCTGCGGCTGCACCCGGAAATCATCGCCACGCCGGGGCGCATCGGTGTGCTGCGTGAGTTGCTGCAAGGCATTCAGCAGCATGACGACGTGTGGATCGCCACCGGTGCCGAAGTCGCGCAGTGGTGGGCGCAAACGGCGGCGCCGGTCGCGCTGGATCATCCGGCGTCGGTGTATGAGCGCCATTATCGGGACTACCTCGTATGACGGAACGCATGCAGCGGCTGGCGCAGTTTTGCGTCGAAACCCGGGTTGAAGATTTGCCACCGGCTTTAGTGGAGCAGGCCAAGCGACACATTCTCGACACCTTCGGCGCAGCACTGGCCGGGGCCGACAGCGCGGTGGCGCTTCAGGCGCGGCAGGTGTTCGGCGCCGAGCCGGGCACCGCGCTGGTCTGGGGTTCGTCGTTGCGGGTCGGCGCGGGGCATGCGGCGTTGCTCAACGGCATCGCCGCCCACGCGCTGGAGCTGGACGACACCGGCGGTTGCGATCACTCGGGCGCGGTGGTGTTGCCAGCGGTGATGGCCGCGCTGTCGCTGGTGGATCGGCCGGTGGACGGTCGCGAATTCATCACCGCCGTGGTGATCGGCTACGAAATCGGCCGGCGGGTGCTGGAAGCCTGTGGCAGCTATTCAGCGCACAACGGCGCCGGTTGGCATTCCACCGCCACCTGCGGCGTGTTCGGAGCGGCGGCGGCCTGTGCGCGGATCTTTGCGCTGGACGTCGGGCAAACCGTGTCGGCGCTGGGCATCGCCGGCAGTTTCAGCGGGGGGTTGTGGGCGTTCATTCACGACGGTTCGCAAAGCAAAAAACTGCACAGTGGCCGGGCGGCCGAGGGTGGTTTGCTCGCAGCGCGTTTTGCCCGTGAAGGCGTCAGTGGGCCGTCGGTGTTGTTCGATGATGTCTGGGGTGGATTTCTCAAGACCCTGGCGCCAGGCAGCGCGCAGCCGGATGCGCTGGATGCCGAATTGGGACAGGTCTGGAAACTCGCGCGCTGCTCAATCAAACCCTACGCAGCGTGTCGTGGCACCCACTCGGCGATCGATGCGCTCGGTTTGTTGCTGGAGCAATTGCAAGTCGGCGCCGATCAGGTGGAAGACATCCAGGTGAATCTGTGTGGGTTTCTGCTCGACATGTGCGGAGGTCGCGACATCCAAAGTCTGGCCGCTGCGCAGATGAGTCTGCCCTACGCCCTCGCTGCGCGACTGGTGCACGGTCATTGCCGATTGGAGGCTTACGACGAACAGCCACGCAACGATCTGCGTATCGTTCACTGGCTGACGCGCATTCGCCTTGAAGTGGATGAGCGACTGTCGGAGGATGGCGAGCCAGTGGTCGCTGTGCGAACCCGCGACGGGCGTCAGGCGAGTCTGTGTGTCGAGGTGCCTCTGGGCGCGCCGGGCAACCCGCTGAGCGAGGCGGCGCTGGAGGAGAAGTTTTTCAGTCTGGCGTTGCGGGTCATTTCACCGGTCAAGGCCGAGCCGCTTTTGGCACAGCTGCGGCAACTGCAAACGCTGGATTCCGTGCGCGATCTCGAGCACCTGTTAACCGAATAAGGACATTTGATTTTCCGTGGCCACCTACTCGCTCGTTATCCGCCGCCTGATGATCGTCTCGCTGACCATCGTCGTCAGCCGCGCCATCACCAGTCCGTTGCTCACCCTGT
The window above is part of the Pseudomonas fluorescens genome. Proteins encoded here:
- a CDS encoding polysaccharide deacetylase family protein, giving the protein MADADNLWPAGKRCAVVLTVDYNDIHGILTQAPEVAGRDKTLSVWRYGTQRGVERLLSLFREFGVRSSWFVPGIVAEENPQHIAAIQADGHEVACAGYRHQDYDTLDLAAQSAEVAKGCAALEALTGVRPNGFRIPAGNGAPGFIEALKDHGIHWSSSWRGDDLPFLHPTAPEVVELPLHYELEDEPYFAFNLSPAVPPAQSRIASYSHTLGNLQMDFAGFHRFGLCYVLRLHPEIIATPGRIGVLRELLQGIQQHDDVWIATGAEVAQWWAQTAAPVALDHPASVYERHYRDYLV
- a CDS encoding MmgE/PrpD family protein, which translates into the protein MTERMQRLAQFCVETRVEDLPPALVEQAKRHILDTFGAALAGADSAVALQARQVFGAEPGTALVWGSSLRVGAGHAALLNGIAAHALELDDTGGCDHSGAVVLPAVMAALSLVDRPVDGREFITAVVIGYEIGRRVLEACGSYSAHNGAGWHSTATCGVFGAAAACARIFALDVGQTVSALGIAGSFSGGLWAFIHDGSQSKKLHSGRAAEGGLLAARFAREGVSGPSVLFDDVWGGFLKTLAPGSAQPDALDAELGQVWKLARCSIKPYAACRGTHSAIDALGLLLEQLQVGADQVEDIQVNLCGFLLDMCGGRDIQSLAAAQMSLPYALAARLVHGHCRLEAYDEQPRNDLRIVHWLTRIRLEVDERLSEDGEPVVAVRTRDGRQASLCVEVPLGAPGNPLSEAALEEKFFSLALRVISPVKAEPLLAQLRQLQTLDSVRDLEHLLTE